Proteins from one Gossypium raimondii isolate GPD5lz chromosome 8, ASM2569854v1, whole genome shotgun sequence genomic window:
- the LOC105790996 gene encoding ATP synthase subunit gamma, mitochondrial isoform X2 yields the protein MDWNFLMRWISILWTFSISFRHTYKYLQFQVSILADEILKNVEYDALRIVFNKFHSVVSFVPIVSIVLSAEIVERESESGGKLGELDSYAVEGGETKGEILQNLAEFQFSYVMFNAVLENACSEQGARMSAMDSSSRNASDMLDRLTLTYNRTRQASITTELIEIISGALALEAR from the exons ATGGACTGGAATTTTCTGATGAGATGGATTTCCATTTTATGGaccttttctatttctttccgCCATACTTATAAATATTTGCAGTTTCAGGTCTCTATTCTTGCTGATGAGATCTTAAAGAATGTGGAGTATGATGCGTTAAGGATTGTCTTCAACAAGTTTCACTCAGTAGTTTCATTTGTGCCGATAGTCTCAATTGTATTATCAGCTGAA ATTGTTGAAAGGGAATCTGAATCTGGGGGAAAGCTTGGTGAACTAGACTCCTATGCAGTCGAGGGTGGTGAGACAAAGGGTGAAATACTTCAAAATCTGGCTGAGTTCCAGTTCTCTTAT GTCATGTTCAATGCGGTTTTGGAGAATGCTTGTAGTGAACAAGGAGCAAGGATGTCTGCTATGGATAGCTCAAGCAGAAACGCCAGTGACATGCTTGATCGCCTGACTCTTACATATAACAG AACCCGTCAAGCTTCAATCACCACAGAGTTGATTGAGATTATATCTGGAGCATTGGCACTGGAAg CTAGATGA
- the LOC105790996 gene encoding ATP synthase subunit gamma, mitochondrial isoform X1, translating into MDWNFLMRWISILWTFSISFRHTYKYLQFQVSILADEILKNVEYDALRIVFNKFHSVVSFVPIVSIVLSAEIVERESESGGKLGELDSYAVEGGETKGEILQNLAEFQFSYVMFNAVLENACSEQGARMSAMDSSSRNASDMLDRLTLTYNRTRQASITTELIEIISGALALEVV; encoded by the exons ATGGACTGGAATTTTCTGATGAGATGGATTTCCATTTTATGGaccttttctatttctttccgCCATACTTATAAATATTTGCAGTTTCAGGTCTCTATTCTTGCTGATGAGATCTTAAAGAATGTGGAGTATGATGCGTTAAGGATTGTCTTCAACAAGTTTCACTCAGTAGTTTCATTTGTGCCGATAGTCTCAATTGTATTATCAGCTGAA ATTGTTGAAAGGGAATCTGAATCTGGGGGAAAGCTTGGTGAACTAGACTCCTATGCAGTCGAGGGTGGTGAGACAAAGGGTGAAATACTTCAAAATCTGGCTGAGTTCCAGTTCTCTTAT GTCATGTTCAATGCGGTTTTGGAGAATGCTTGTAGTGAACAAGGAGCAAGGATGTCTGCTATGGATAGCTCAAGCAGAAACGCCAGTGACATGCTTGATCGCCTGACTCTTACATATAACAG AACCCGTCAAGCTTCAATCACCACAGAGTTGATTGAGATTATATCTGGAGCATTGGCACTGGAAg TTGTGTAG
- the LOC105790997 gene encoding mitochondrial import receptor subunit TOM6 homolog, giving the protein MFPGMFMRKPDKAAALKQLKAHVAMFGVWVAVVLVTPYILHYLSDEKEELKIEF; this is encoded by the coding sequence ATGTTCCCAGGCATGTTTATGCGCAAACCAGACAAGGCGGCAGCCTTGAAGCAGTTGAAGGCACACGTAGCCATGTTTGGGGTGTGGGTAGCTGTTGTTCTCGTCACTCCTTACATTCTTCATTACCTCTCTGATGAAAAAGAAGAGCTCAAGATTGAGTTCTAG